The Congregibacter litoralis KT71 genome contains a region encoding:
- a CDS encoding acyl-CoA dehydrogenase family protein produces the protein MLPRAFTEEQVMFRDAYRKFLSTEIVPHMEAWREAGIVDREAFRKAGERGFLMVWPDEKYGGMGDPDFRFEQVIIEETAYARVGDWYSTLHSRLVGPYFTRFGNEEQCQRFMPKCASGELILAIAMTEPDAGSDLAGMRSTAVEHDDHWVLNGSKTYISNGINADVVIVAAKTDPENNPHAMTLFIVERGMEGFERGRNLEKMGMKAQDTAELFFNDVLVPKANVLGEPHKGFIYLMEGLAEERLIGACGYLAAAQLSWDLTCEYVKERKAFGKPLAAFQNTQFKLAELRTDLDIAQNYVDQCVAAFNDGALTAVDAAKAKLVTSELQVKVADIGVQLHGGAGYMDEYPISRQFTDAKIATIYAGSSEVMKIIVSRDCLGDKYQPFNTRNF, from the coding sequence ATGTTGCCCCGCGCATTTACCGAAGAGCAGGTCATGTTCCGTGACGCTTACCGCAAGTTTCTGAGCACCGAGATTGTGCCACATATGGAGGCCTGGCGAGAGGCGGGCATTGTCGATCGGGAAGCGTTTCGCAAAGCCGGTGAGCGAGGGTTTCTTATGGTTTGGCCGGACGAAAAATACGGTGGCATGGGGGATCCCGACTTTCGCTTTGAGCAGGTGATCATCGAGGAAACCGCCTACGCGCGTGTGGGCGACTGGTACAGCACCCTTCACAGTCGTCTGGTGGGCCCTTACTTCACCCGCTTTGGCAACGAAGAGCAGTGCCAGCGCTTTATGCCCAAGTGCGCGAGTGGCGAACTCATTCTTGCCATCGCCATGACAGAACCCGATGCCGGCAGCGATCTTGCGGGCATGCGCAGCACCGCTGTGGAACATGACGATCACTGGGTGCTCAACGGGTCAAAGACCTACATATCCAACGGTATCAACGCCGACGTTGTCATCGTTGCCGCCAAAACGGACCCCGAAAACAACCCCCACGCCATGACCCTTTTTATTGTGGAAAGGGGCATGGAGGGCTTTGAACGCGGCCGGAACCTCGAAAAAATGGGCATGAAAGCCCAGGACACAGCGGAGCTCTTCTTCAACGATGTCCTCGTACCCAAAGCCAATGTCCTCGGTGAGCCGCACAAGGGGTTTATCTACCTCATGGAAGGCCTCGCTGAAGAGCGCCTCATCGGGGCCTGTGGTTATCTCGCCGCGGCGCAGCTCTCCTGGGATCTGACCTGTGAATACGTCAAAGAGCGTAAGGCCTTTGGCAAGCCCCTCGCGGCTTTCCAGAATACGCAGTTCAAACTCGCCGAGCTGCGCACGGATCTGGATATCGCCCAGAACTATGTGGATCAGTGTGTAGCCGCCTTTAACGACGGTGCGCTGACCGCCGTCGATGCGGCCAAGGCGAAGCTGGTGACCAGTGAGCTTCAGGTCAAGGTTGCGGACATTGGCGTGCAGCTCCATGGAGGAGCCGGTTATATGGATGAATATCCCATCAGTCGGCAGTTCACGGATGCAAAGATCGCGACGATTTACGCGGGCAGCTCCGAGGTTATGAAGATTATCGTTAGTCGGGATTGCCTGGGGGATAAATACCAGCCCTTCAACACCCGCAATTTTTAA
- a CDS encoding AraC family transcriptional regulator — protein sequence MSTATNKVSVSVHFVRAILKHCREAGVDTQALLRAQRIPPRLLSEPQARISVQQLADLQTSAMQALGDESLGYADQVVPLGTWDMMCHAVITTQTLGQALHRYCRFFELMGGGLQLEMVRLDDAAQIKLAPFASAHGAYFSELCLLNTHRFACWLVQEELPLREVHFRHPPSTRAADYRLMFMGNPVSFEKDDVSIIFGASLLDKPVMQTPESLRRYLRHPVLTMLTTSYDFSWTAKVRAQLRQNLLFMPELPDVAAALDLHPQTLRRRLAAEGNTFKQIKSDIRRDTALHFLGKRSLSVEEVAHRAGFSEASAFIRAFKAWTGLTPYAYRKGL from the coding sequence GTGAGCACGGCCACGAACAAGGTCTCCGTGTCCGTGCATTTTGTCCGGGCCATACTCAAACACTGCCGGGAGGCCGGTGTCGACACCCAGGCCCTGCTTCGCGCCCAGCGGATTCCCCCGAGACTCCTCTCAGAACCCCAGGCGCGCATCAGCGTCCAGCAACTGGCAGATCTCCAGACCAGCGCCATGCAGGCCTTGGGTGACGAGAGCCTGGGCTATGCCGACCAGGTCGTGCCCCTGGGCACCTGGGACATGATGTGCCACGCCGTCATCACCACGCAGACCCTGGGACAGGCCCTCCATCGCTATTGCCGGTTCTTTGAGCTCATGGGCGGTGGCCTGCAACTGGAGATGGTGCGCCTGGACGACGCGGCACAGATAAAACTCGCACCCTTCGCCAGTGCTCACGGCGCGTATTTTTCGGAGCTCTGTCTTCTCAATACGCATCGCTTTGCCTGCTGGCTCGTGCAGGAGGAGCTCCCCCTGCGGGAGGTGCATTTCAGACATCCGCCCAGCACCCGTGCCGCAGACTATCGCCTGATGTTTATGGGCAATCCCGTCAGCTTCGAAAAAGATGATGTGAGTATTATTTTCGGTGCCTCCCTGTTGGATAAGCCGGTCATGCAAACGCCAGAGTCCCTGCGGCGCTACCTCCGCCATCCCGTGCTGACCATGCTCACCACAAGCTATGATTTCAGTTGGACCGCAAAGGTGCGGGCCCAGTTGCGCCAGAATCTGCTGTTCATGCCCGAACTCCCCGATGTTGCCGCGGCTCTGGATCTCCACCCCCAGACCTTGCGTCGGCGCCTCGCTGCCGAGGGCAATACCTTCAAACAGATCAAAAGCGATATTCGCCGGGATACGGCATTGCATTTCCTGGGCAAACGCTCCCTGAGTGTTGAAGAAGTCGCCCACCGGGCGGGCTTCTCCGAGGCCAGCGCCTTTATCCGCGCTTTTAAGGCCTGGACAGGGCTCACCCCCTACGCCTACAGAAAGGGGTTATAA
- a CDS encoding DUF748 domain-containing protein — protein MPSVFLSLFRWCLRGYIAYLLLCLFILMPAMNIMAPRLVKDTLNRELRSELILFNPFTLTLEARGVTIREAGGHVPVGFDSLQINLSLESLWDTGVVLDAFVIRQLDIHVLRDAAGDFHFADLAGESDEEEPESPAQIPGITIHELLIEAHTIRYTDETRPGPYTTAQSDFRVRTQNLTTVPDRESNGDLVVTGDGGGLLRWNGDLEIAAGRSRGRVSLENIDLTPAWRYEAENLPFVLHSARFNAVMNYSVDWNDTLQATLTDSELSLSTMDVSPADSNAIPNTAVQLEELAVTGIAADLAEQSAGISAISINGLHISGYDEDGAPSLLAMFDMAQETGEEGQNIPDTPTDNASGDADTPWGIALERLTLENSDIAWRTGYLSPEVLELAPISLEVRDIAWPAKAGSPFRLALTVNALSTLDLSGQVNIGSGDGNASVALTRWPLPWLNPIVEEQARAHIGRGEFSLESTVALADFAPSSVLAALKVEDFGTVLEETGQEAFTFKTMTVDGIAADVPGQSLVIENFALQAPSGSLHIQEDGVINVNGIVRGGPVDEEASDAGEENRAGESASPEQTEESAPWRVQLANFRLREGRLDFADASLPLHFKTLIDGIEADIADIDTASEKPLKMEFKGSVDGYAPVVILGSGKPLADQRDGELRFTFRGMDIATMSPYSGTYAGYTLDSGTLSLDLRYALDGQTLEGDNRIVISQMELGEPVESELAIDAPLKLGIALLTDSEGVIDLSVPISGNVDSPDFSLGPIIGRAIKNIIVKAVTAPFSLLAGLVGSDDDLENIAFAPGSSALDGEAQRALEALGTALLERPQLQLRIAGGANRQSDAAALKEARLREVLASEGIDAAMIDAQNEAFLKALTLRYEALSIPAETEGAEDSEAAEVAPDTMWKALIEDTALAAAALQDLATARAAAAKRELVTLGGVDPARIAISYDAELDRNGVQMIVDS, from the coding sequence ATGCCCTCTGTGTTTCTCAGCTTGTTTCGCTGGTGTCTTCGCGGATACATCGCCTATCTCCTGCTCTGCCTGTTCATTCTGATGCCCGCGATGAACATCATGGCCCCGCGGCTCGTGAAAGATACGCTCAACCGGGAGCTTCGCAGCGAACTCATACTGTTCAACCCTTTTACTCTCACCCTTGAAGCCCGGGGCGTCACCATTCGGGAAGCGGGGGGGCATGTGCCTGTGGGCTTCGATTCCCTGCAAATCAATCTGTCTCTGGAAAGCCTCTGGGATACCGGCGTGGTGCTGGATGCTTTCGTCATCCGACAGCTGGATATCCACGTGCTTCGCGATGCTGCCGGAGATTTCCATTTTGCCGACCTTGCCGGCGAGAGTGACGAGGAAGAGCCCGAGAGCCCGGCACAAATTCCCGGGATCACCATCCACGAACTCCTCATCGAAGCTCATACCATCCGCTACACCGACGAAACCCGGCCCGGCCCCTACACGACGGCGCAAAGCGACTTTCGCGTGCGCACTCAAAATCTCACCACCGTGCCGGACCGCGAGAGCAACGGTGACCTGGTCGTGACCGGCGATGGCGGCGGGCTGTTGCGCTGGAACGGCGATCTGGAAATCGCCGCGGGCAGGAGCCGCGGTCGGGTGAGCCTTGAAAACATAGACCTCACCCCCGCCTGGCGCTATGAAGCTGAGAATCTGCCCTTTGTGCTGCACAGCGCAAGATTCAACGCCGTTATGAATTACAGCGTGGATTGGAACGATACTCTTCAGGCGACGCTCACGGATAGCGAGTTAAGCCTGAGCACGATGGATGTGAGCCCGGCGGATAGCAATGCTATTCCCAACACCGCAGTGCAGTTAGAGGAACTGGCGGTCACGGGCATCGCCGCAGACCTCGCCGAGCAGTCTGCGGGCATCAGCGCTATCAGCATCAATGGCTTGCACATCTCCGGCTACGATGAAGACGGCGCACCCAGTCTCCTGGCCATGTTCGACATGGCACAGGAGACTGGCGAGGAGGGTCAGAATATTCCTGATACCCCCACGGACAACGCTTCCGGGGACGCGGATACGCCCTGGGGTATCGCGCTGGAACGCTTGACTCTCGAAAACAGCGACATCGCCTGGCGCACCGGCTACCTATCACCGGAGGTGCTGGAGCTGGCCCCCATCAGTCTTGAGGTTAGGGACATCGCCTGGCCGGCAAAGGCCGGTTCGCCGTTCCGCCTGGCCCTTACCGTCAATGCGCTATCGACCCTGGACCTCAGCGGTCAGGTGAATATCGGCAGCGGCGATGGCAATGCCAGCGTTGCCCTCACCCGCTGGCCCCTTCCCTGGCTGAACCCCATCGTTGAGGAGCAGGCGCGGGCGCATATCGGTCGGGGGGAGTTTTCCCTGGAATCCACCGTTGCCCTGGCGGACTTTGCACCATCGAGCGTCCTTGCCGCCCTGAAGGTCGAGGATTTTGGCACGGTACTCGAAGAGACAGGCCAGGAAGCCTTCACCTTCAAAACCATGACCGTCGATGGCATCGCTGCCGACGTGCCTGGACAGTCCCTGGTGATCGAAAACTTCGCTCTGCAAGCACCCTCGGGCTCCCTGCACATTCAGGAGGACGGCGTTATCAACGTCAACGGGATCGTGCGCGGGGGACCGGTGGACGAAGAAGCCAGCGACGCTGGGGAAGAAAATCGCGCGGGAGAGAGTGCCTCCCCGGAACAGACCGAGGAAAGCGCACCCTGGCGGGTTCAGCTTGCCAATTTCCGTTTACGCGAGGGGCGCCTGGATTTCGCGGACGCCTCGCTGCCCCTGCACTTCAAGACCCTCATCGACGGCATCGAGGCCGACATCGCCGACATCGATACGGCCTCGGAAAAACCCCTGAAGATGGAGTTCAAGGGCAGCGTTGATGGCTATGCGCCGGTGGTCATACTCGGCAGCGGCAAGCCCCTTGCAGACCAGCGGGACGGTGAACTCCGGTTTACCTTCCGGGGCATGGACATCGCCACCATGTCGCCCTATTCCGGCACCTACGCGGGTTACACCCTCGACAGCGGCACCCTGAGTCTTGACCTGCGCTATGCCCTGGATGGCCAGACTCTGGAGGGAGACAACCGCATCGTCATTTCGCAGATGGAACTCGGTGAGCCCGTGGAGAGTGAACTGGCCATCGATGCGCCCCTCAAGCTGGGCATTGCACTGCTCACGGACAGCGAGGGCGTCATTGACCTTTCCGTGCCCATCAGTGGCAACGTTGACTCACCGGATTTCTCCCTGGGCCCCATCATCGGAAGAGCCATCAAGAACATCATCGTCAAAGCCGTGACCGCCCCTTTCAGTCTTCTCGCCGGCCTCGTGGGTAGCGATGATGATCTCGAAAACATCGCCTTCGCCCCAGGTAGCAGCGCCCTGGATGGCGAAGCGCAACGAGCGTTGGAGGCCCTGGGTACCGCCTTGTTGGAAAGACCGCAGCTACAGCTTCGCATCGCCGGCGGCGCCAACCGCCAGAGCGACGCAGCAGCCTTAAAAGAAGCGCGCCTCCGTGAGGTCCTGGCGAGTGAAGGCATTGATGCCGCAATGATCGATGCCCAAAACGAGGCGTTTTTGAAGGCGCTGACCCTGCGCTATGAGGCGCTGTCAATCCCGGCAGAAACCGAGGGGGCAGAAGACTCCGAGGCAGCGGAGGTCGCGCCTGACACGATGTGGAAGGCCCTCATCGAGGACACCGCTTTAGCTGCGGCGGCCTTGCAGGACCTCGCCACCGCGAGAGCGGCGGCGGCCAAGCGTGAACTGGTGACCCTGGGCGGCGTCGATCCCGCGCGAATCGCCATCAGCTACGACGCCGAACTGGACAGGAACGGCGTGCAGATGATCGTCGACAGCTAG